The Acipenser ruthenus chromosome 25, fAciRut3.2 maternal haplotype, whole genome shotgun sequence genome has a window encoding:
- the LOC117414056 gene encoding microphthalmia-associated transcription factor isoform X6 gives MQSESGIVPDFEVGEEFHEEPKTYYELKSQPLKNSNSSEQPGSSKPPLSSSTMTSRILLRQQLMREQMQEQERREQRQKQQAAQYMQQRTPSSQTAAINVSVPTSLPTATPVPMEVLKVQTHLENPTKYHIQQAQRQQVKQYLSTTLVNKPSNHPLSLPCTNQPSEHVMHPGPGNSAPNSPMAMLNLNNCEKEILYLQMDDVIDDIIGLESSYNDDILRLMDPGLQMANTLPVSANLLDMYSNQVMPPPGLNISNSCPANLPNIKREFTVTPAPAMMHILENSGSCGNFESYQRPEGFPVEAEARALAKERQKKDNHNLIERRRRFNINDRIKELGTLIPKSNDPNMIPKSNDPDMRWNKGTILKASVDYIRKLQREQQRSKELENRQKKLEHANRHLMLRIQELEMQARAHGLSVVASSSLCSSELSPRIIKQESVQGDCNQEVYHQQHPDLSRTTTLDLTDGTITFSDSLGHVNESGAYTAATKVGSKLEDMLMDDNLSPVGATDPLLSSVSPGASNNSSRRSSISMEENDRGC, from the exons TAATTCGTCAGAGCAGCCGGGATCCTCCAAACCCCCGTTAAGCTCCTCCACTATGACGTCACGGATCCTGCTACGGCAGCAGCTCATGCGTGAGCAAATGCAAGAGCAGGAGCGTCGAGAACAGAGGCAGAAGCAGCAAGCGGCACAGTACATGCAGCAGAGAACCCCAAGCAGTCAGACAGCAGCCATCAACGTCAGTGTCCCCACCAGCCTGCCCACAGCAACACCGGTACCCATGGAGGTCCTCAAG GTGCAAACACACCTTGAAAACCCAACCAAGTACCACATTCAGCAGGCCCAGCGGCAGCAGGTTAAGCAGTACCTCTCCACCACTCTCGTAAACAAGCCTTCCAACCATCCCCTCAGCCTACCCTGTACCAATCAACCCAGTGAGCATGTAATGCATCCTGGACCTGGCAACAGTGCACCCAACAGCCCCATGGCCATGCTTAACCTGAACAACTGTGAAAAAGAG ATTTTGTATTTACAGATGGATGATGTCATTGATGACATAATCGGTTTGGAGTCAAGTTACAATGATGACATCCTTAGACTTATGGACCCAGGACTACAAATGGCCAACACG CTCCCTGTTTCTGCTAATCTTCTTGATATGTACAGTAATCAAGTGATGCCACCACCTGGCCTTAATATCAGCAACTCCTGTCCAGCTAATCTACCCAACATTAAAAGGGAATTCACAG TTACCCCAGCTCCTGCCATGATGCACATTCTGGAGAATTCTGGATCGTGTGGCAATTTTGAAAGCTATCAAAGGCCAGAAGGTTTTCCAGTAG AGGCTGAAGCTAGAGCCTTAGCAAAGGAAAGACAGAAAAAGGACAATCATAACTTAA TTGAACGAAGAAGGAGGTTTAACATTAATGATCGTATTAAAGAGCTGGGAACTTTGATTCCAAAGTCAAATGATCC caatatgaTTCCAAAGTCAAATGATCC gGACATGCGTTGGAACAAAGGCACCATTTTGAAAGCGTCTGTTGACTATATCCGTAAACTCCAGAGAGAGCAGCAGCGATCCAAGGAACTTGAGAACAGACAGAAGAAGCTGGAACACGCCAACAGGCATCTGATGCTGAGAATTCAG GAGCTTGAGATGCAAGCCCGGGCTCATGGACTCTCTGTTGTGGCCTCATCAAGTCTCTGCTCCTCCGAACTTTCACCAAGGATCATTAAACAAGAGTCAGTGCAAGGAGACTGCAATCAGGAGGTTTATCATCAGCAGCATCCAGACCTGTCCCGCACCACAACCCTCGATCTCACTGATGGGACTATCACCTTTAGTGACAGCCTTGGACACGTAAATGAGTCTGGTGCCTACACTGCAGCCACGAAAGTGGGCTCCAAACTAGAAGACATGTTGATGGACGATAATCTTTCCCCTGTGGGAGCGACTGACCCCTTACTCTCGTCAGTGTCGCCCGGAGCGTCTAACAACAGCAGCCGGAGAAGCAGCATCAGCATGGAAGAGAATGACCGTGGGTGTTAG
- the LOC117414056 gene encoding microphthalmia-associated transcription factor isoform X2, which translates to MQSESGIVPDFEVGEEFHEEPKTYYELKSQPLKNSNSSEQPGSSKPPLSSSTMTSRILLRQQLMREQMQEQERREQRQKQQAAQYMQQRTPSSQTAAINVSVPTSLPTATPVPMEVLKARDLVSTVPACMGPHRAGMNEHLLKRNSKVQTHLENPTKYHIQQAQRQQVKQYLSTTLVNKPSNHPLSLPCTNQPSEHVMHPGPGNSAPNSPMAMLNLNNCEKEMDDVIDDIIGLESSYNDDILRLMDPGLQMANTLPVSANLLDMYSNQVMPPPGLNISNSCPANLPNIKREFTVTPAPAMMHILENSGSCGNFESYQRPEGFPVEAEARALAKERQKKDNHNLIERRRRFNINDRIKELGTLIPKSNDPNMIPKSNDPDMRWNKGTILKASVDYIRKLQREQQRSKELENRQKKLEHANRHLMLRIQELEMQARAHGLSVVASSSLCSSELSPRIIKQESVQGDCNQEVYHQQHPDLSRTTTLDLTDGTITFSDSLGHVNESGAYTAATKVGSKLEDMLMDDNLSPVGATDPLLSSVSPGASNNSSRRSSISMEENDRGC; encoded by the exons TAATTCGTCAGAGCAGCCGGGATCCTCCAAACCCCCGTTAAGCTCCTCCACTATGACGTCACGGATCCTGCTACGGCAGCAGCTCATGCGTGAGCAAATGCAAGAGCAGGAGCGTCGAGAACAGAGGCAGAAGCAGCAAGCGGCACAGTACATGCAGCAGAGAACCCCAAGCAGTCAGACAGCAGCCATCAACGTCAGTGTCCCCACCAGCCTGCCCACAGCAACACCGGTACCCATGGAGGTCCTCAAG GCTCGTGACCTGGTCTCCACTGTGCCAGCCTGTATGGGTCCTCACAGAGCTGGGATGAATGAACaccttttaaaaagaaacagtaaG GTGCAAACACACCTTGAAAACCCAACCAAGTACCACATTCAGCAGGCCCAGCGGCAGCAGGTTAAGCAGTACCTCTCCACCACTCTCGTAAACAAGCCTTCCAACCATCCCCTCAGCCTACCCTGTACCAATCAACCCAGTGAGCATGTAATGCATCCTGGACCTGGCAACAGTGCACCCAACAGCCCCATGGCCATGCTTAACCTGAACAACTGTGAAAAAGAG ATGGATGATGTCATTGATGACATAATCGGTTTGGAGTCAAGTTACAATGATGACATCCTTAGACTTATGGACCCAGGACTACAAATGGCCAACACG CTCCCTGTTTCTGCTAATCTTCTTGATATGTACAGTAATCAAGTGATGCCACCACCTGGCCTTAATATCAGCAACTCCTGTCCAGCTAATCTACCCAACATTAAAAGGGAATTCACAG TTACCCCAGCTCCTGCCATGATGCACATTCTGGAGAATTCTGGATCGTGTGGCAATTTTGAAAGCTATCAAAGGCCAGAAGGTTTTCCAGTAG AGGCTGAAGCTAGAGCCTTAGCAAAGGAAAGACAGAAAAAGGACAATCATAACTTAA TTGAACGAAGAAGGAGGTTTAACATTAATGATCGTATTAAAGAGCTGGGAACTTTGATTCCAAAGTCAAATGATCC caatatgaTTCCAAAGTCAAATGATCC gGACATGCGTTGGAACAAAGGCACCATTTTGAAAGCGTCTGTTGACTATATCCGTAAACTCCAGAGAGAGCAGCAGCGATCCAAGGAACTTGAGAACAGACAGAAGAAGCTGGAACACGCCAACAGGCATCTGATGCTGAGAATTCAG GAGCTTGAGATGCAAGCCCGGGCTCATGGACTCTCTGTTGTGGCCTCATCAAGTCTCTGCTCCTCCGAACTTTCACCAAGGATCATTAAACAAGAGTCAGTGCAAGGAGACTGCAATCAGGAGGTTTATCATCAGCAGCATCCAGACCTGTCCCGCACCACAACCCTCGATCTCACTGATGGGACTATCACCTTTAGTGACAGCCTTGGACACGTAAATGAGTCTGGTGCCTACACTGCAGCCACGAAAGTGGGCTCCAAACTAGAAGACATGTTGATGGACGATAATCTTTCCCCTGTGGGAGCGACTGACCCCTTACTCTCGTCAGTGTCGCCCGGAGCGTCTAACAACAGCAGCCGGAGAAGCAGCATCAGCATGGAAGAGAATGACCGTGGGTGTTAG
- the LOC117414056 gene encoding microphthalmia-associated transcription factor isoform X4 has product MQSESGIVPDFEVGEEFHEEPKTYYELKSQPLKNSNSSEQPGSSKPPLSSSTMTSRILLRQQLMREQMQEQERREQRQKQQAAQYMQQRTPSSQTAAINVSVPTSLPTATPVPMEVLKARDLVSTVPACMGPHRAGMNEHLLKRNSKVQTHLENPTKYHIQQAQRQQVKQYLSTTLVNKPSNHPLSLPCTNQPSEHVMHPGPGNSAPNSPMAMLNLNNCEKEMDDVIDDIIGLESSYNDDILRLMDPGLQMANTLPVSANLLDMYSNQVMPPPGLNISNSCPANLPNIKREFTVTPAPAMMHILENSGSCGNFESYQRPEGFPVEAEARALAKERQKKDNHNLIERRRRFNINDRIKELGTLIPKSNDPDMRWNKGTILKASVDYIRKLQREQQRSKELENRQKKLEHANRHLMLRIQELEMQARAHGLSVVASSSLCSSELSPRIIKQESVQGDCNQEVYHQQHPDLSRTTTLDLTDGTITFSDSLGHVNESGAYTAATKVGSKLEDMLMDDNLSPVGATDPLLSSVSPGASNNSSRRSSISMEENDRGC; this is encoded by the exons TAATTCGTCAGAGCAGCCGGGATCCTCCAAACCCCCGTTAAGCTCCTCCACTATGACGTCACGGATCCTGCTACGGCAGCAGCTCATGCGTGAGCAAATGCAAGAGCAGGAGCGTCGAGAACAGAGGCAGAAGCAGCAAGCGGCACAGTACATGCAGCAGAGAACCCCAAGCAGTCAGACAGCAGCCATCAACGTCAGTGTCCCCACCAGCCTGCCCACAGCAACACCGGTACCCATGGAGGTCCTCAAG GCTCGTGACCTGGTCTCCACTGTGCCAGCCTGTATGGGTCCTCACAGAGCTGGGATGAATGAACaccttttaaaaagaaacagtaaG GTGCAAACACACCTTGAAAACCCAACCAAGTACCACATTCAGCAGGCCCAGCGGCAGCAGGTTAAGCAGTACCTCTCCACCACTCTCGTAAACAAGCCTTCCAACCATCCCCTCAGCCTACCCTGTACCAATCAACCCAGTGAGCATGTAATGCATCCTGGACCTGGCAACAGTGCACCCAACAGCCCCATGGCCATGCTTAACCTGAACAACTGTGAAAAAGAG ATGGATGATGTCATTGATGACATAATCGGTTTGGAGTCAAGTTACAATGATGACATCCTTAGACTTATGGACCCAGGACTACAAATGGCCAACACG CTCCCTGTTTCTGCTAATCTTCTTGATATGTACAGTAATCAAGTGATGCCACCACCTGGCCTTAATATCAGCAACTCCTGTCCAGCTAATCTACCCAACATTAAAAGGGAATTCACAG TTACCCCAGCTCCTGCCATGATGCACATTCTGGAGAATTCTGGATCGTGTGGCAATTTTGAAAGCTATCAAAGGCCAGAAGGTTTTCCAGTAG AGGCTGAAGCTAGAGCCTTAGCAAAGGAAAGACAGAAAAAGGACAATCATAACTTAA TTGAACGAAGAAGGAGGTTTAACATTAATGATCGTATTAAAGAGCTGGGAACTTTGATTCCAAAGTCAAATGATCC gGACATGCGTTGGAACAAAGGCACCATTTTGAAAGCGTCTGTTGACTATATCCGTAAACTCCAGAGAGAGCAGCAGCGATCCAAGGAACTTGAGAACAGACAGAAGAAGCTGGAACACGCCAACAGGCATCTGATGCTGAGAATTCAG GAGCTTGAGATGCAAGCCCGGGCTCATGGACTCTCTGTTGTGGCCTCATCAAGTCTCTGCTCCTCCGAACTTTCACCAAGGATCATTAAACAAGAGTCAGTGCAAGGAGACTGCAATCAGGAGGTTTATCATCAGCAGCATCCAGACCTGTCCCGCACCACAACCCTCGATCTCACTGATGGGACTATCACCTTTAGTGACAGCCTTGGACACGTAAATGAGTCTGGTGCCTACACTGCAGCCACGAAAGTGGGCTCCAAACTAGAAGACATGTTGATGGACGATAATCTTTCCCCTGTGGGAGCGACTGACCCCTTACTCTCGTCAGTGTCGCCCGGAGCGTCTAACAACAGCAGCCGGAGAAGCAGCATCAGCATGGAAGAGAATGACCGTGGGTGTTAG
- the LOC117414056 gene encoding microphthalmia-associated transcription factor isoform X16 — protein MQSESGIVPDFEVGEEFHEEPKTYYELKSQPLKNSNSSEQPGSSKPPLSSSTMTSRILLRQQLMREQMQEQERREQRQKQQAAQYMQQRTPSSQTAAINVSVPTSLPTATPVPMEVLKVQTHLENPTKYHIQQAQRQQVKQYLSTTLVNKPSNHPLSLPCTNQPSEHVMHPGPGNSAPNSPMAMLNLNNCEKEMDDVIDDIIGLESSYNDDILRLMDPGLQMANTLPVSANLLDMYSNQVMPPPGLNISNSCPANLPNIKREFTEAEARALAKERQKKDNHNLIERRRRFNINDRIKELGTLIPKSNDPDMRWNKGTILKASVDYIRKLQREQQRSKELENRQKKLEHANRHLMLRIQELEMQARAHGLSVVASSSLCSSELSPRIIKQESVQGDCNQEVYHQQHPDLSRTTTLDLTDGTITFSDSLGHVNESGAYTAATKVGSKLEDMLMDDNLSPVGATDPLLSSVSPGASNNSSRRSSISMEENDRGC, from the exons TAATTCGTCAGAGCAGCCGGGATCCTCCAAACCCCCGTTAAGCTCCTCCACTATGACGTCACGGATCCTGCTACGGCAGCAGCTCATGCGTGAGCAAATGCAAGAGCAGGAGCGTCGAGAACAGAGGCAGAAGCAGCAAGCGGCACAGTACATGCAGCAGAGAACCCCAAGCAGTCAGACAGCAGCCATCAACGTCAGTGTCCCCACCAGCCTGCCCACAGCAACACCGGTACCCATGGAGGTCCTCAAG GTGCAAACACACCTTGAAAACCCAACCAAGTACCACATTCAGCAGGCCCAGCGGCAGCAGGTTAAGCAGTACCTCTCCACCACTCTCGTAAACAAGCCTTCCAACCATCCCCTCAGCCTACCCTGTACCAATCAACCCAGTGAGCATGTAATGCATCCTGGACCTGGCAACAGTGCACCCAACAGCCCCATGGCCATGCTTAACCTGAACAACTGTGAAAAAGAG ATGGATGATGTCATTGATGACATAATCGGTTTGGAGTCAAGTTACAATGATGACATCCTTAGACTTATGGACCCAGGACTACAAATGGCCAACACG CTCCCTGTTTCTGCTAATCTTCTTGATATGTACAGTAATCAAGTGATGCCACCACCTGGCCTTAATATCAGCAACTCCTGTCCAGCTAATCTACCCAACATTAAAAGGGAATTCACAG AGGCTGAAGCTAGAGCCTTAGCAAAGGAAAGACAGAAAAAGGACAATCATAACTTAA TTGAACGAAGAAGGAGGTTTAACATTAATGATCGTATTAAAGAGCTGGGAACTTTGATTCCAAAGTCAAATGATCC gGACATGCGTTGGAACAAAGGCACCATTTTGAAAGCGTCTGTTGACTATATCCGTAAACTCCAGAGAGAGCAGCAGCGATCCAAGGAACTTGAGAACAGACAGAAGAAGCTGGAACACGCCAACAGGCATCTGATGCTGAGAATTCAG GAGCTTGAGATGCAAGCCCGGGCTCATGGACTCTCTGTTGTGGCCTCATCAAGTCTCTGCTCCTCCGAACTTTCACCAAGGATCATTAAACAAGAGTCAGTGCAAGGAGACTGCAATCAGGAGGTTTATCATCAGCAGCATCCAGACCTGTCCCGCACCACAACCCTCGATCTCACTGATGGGACTATCACCTTTAGTGACAGCCTTGGACACGTAAATGAGTCTGGTGCCTACACTGCAGCCACGAAAGTGGGCTCCAAACTAGAAGACATGTTGATGGACGATAATCTTTCCCCTGTGGGAGCGACTGACCCCTTACTCTCGTCAGTGTCGCCCGGAGCGTCTAACAACAGCAGCCGGAGAAGCAGCATCAGCATGGAAGAGAATGACCGTGGGTGTTAG